From the Glandiceps talaboti chromosome 12, keGlaTala1.1, whole genome shotgun sequence genome, one window contains:
- the LOC144443228 gene encoding fatty acid-binding protein, liver-like: MAFAGSWVSYKSENVEQFMLAAGAPEERAKNAEAATTKITFTKDGDTFVYAITGPKGNTLEQRFKPGEPFTESFGPIGKERQAVASIDGNKVTIKGVEAGTVVVTREVNGDEMVSTFSKPGVGVVAKRYLKRA; the protein is encoded by the coding sequence ATGGCTTTCGCTGGCAGCTGGGTATCCTACAAATCCGAGAACGTCGAGCAGTTTATGTTGGCGGCCGGAGCACCTGAAGAAAGAGCAAAGAATGCCGAAGCAGCCACAACCAAAATAACCTTCACTAAGGATGGCGACACTTTCGTATATGCCATCACTGGACCCAAGGGGAACACGCTCGAGCAGCGATTCAAGCCAGGCGAGCCATTCACTGAGTCATTTGGACCAATCGGTAAGGAAAGACAGGCTGTTGCATCGATCGATGGAAACAAAGTTACCATCAAGGGTGTTGAGGCCGGTACCGTCGTGGTAACCCGTGAAGTCAATGGAGACGAGATGGTGTCAACTTTCTCAAAACCCGGTGTTGGTGTCGTCGCCAAACGCTACTTGAAGCGGGCATAA
- the LOC144443662 gene encoding fatty acid-binding protein-like produces MAFSGNWKFVKSDNMDKFLLAAGAPADVAQKAETFVTTLKCSKDGDYFVIAITGPQGNTVEQRFKPGEPFTESVGPIGKERTAVAIIGDDGLVIKGVDEGSVAEIRKITPSGDEMITIFSKPDVDEVGKRFFKRV; encoded by the coding sequence ATGGCTTTTAGCGGTAACTGGAAATTCGTCAAATCCGACAATATGGACAAGTTTTTGCTGGCTGCTGGAGCACCTGCGGATGTGGCCCAAAAGGCGGAGACGTTTGTAACTACCTTAAAATGCAGCAAAGATGGCGACTATTTCGTGATTGCCATCACCGGGCCACAAGGTAACACCGTCGAGCAGAGATTCAAACCAGGTGAACCATTCACGGAATCTGTTGGACCCATCGGTAAGGAGAGAACAGCCGTGGCTATAATCGGCGATGATGGGTTGGTAATCAAAGGCGTCGATGAAGGCTCCGTGGCCGAGATTCGTAAAATCACCCCCAGTGGAGATGAGATGATTACTATCTTTAGCAAACCTGACGTGGACGAAGTTGGTAAGCGCTTCTTTAAGCGCGTGTAG